In Ictalurus punctatus breed USDA103 chromosome 3, Coco_2.0, whole genome shotgun sequence, the following are encoded in one genomic region:
- the LOC108261164 gene encoding uncharacterized protein LOC108261164, producing the protein MVTQTVQWNVLISHRKTDSLSFLLQLNTLLNDAGAEPFEPQSSFFTSSGKQVNGDMEYYFQDGDTKTPVAFKNELTPVSGSAVVQTRIVFNSSSPVPSESLVLSAIQTLLSAQLTNLSDSVKVLNFTYEKISNTSYAVNFTFSISNISMSKNPNFRNDTYTQVENIINNALNTLLNDDAVEPFKPQSSFFTSSANQVNGDMEYYFQDGDTKTPAAFLDDLKPVLGNALIRIRLVFKNLTRVPSEADVLNAANALLDPKIRRARAIDRQTLSDPVSIQNVIYEKIGNNSYIISFAFKISNVTISKDLQLRNATYDLIQNTINSLLNTILNVKDAPAFVFPQANYTFNGTAIEANSEYIFVEGETKWTPSGFLSAILSISGLSTLTTPAAQTNPPVLRPTVQAHSNTTTTGGNSAWILGIIIPCSIIIILIPCWILLCCLLCGCCAGLRRRYNRRRSYNVQYTTRNGLF; encoded by the exons ATGGTTACACAAACAGTACAATGGAATGTTCTTATATCTCACAGAAAAACTGATTCTTTATCTTTCCTTCTCCAGCTAAACACGCTTCTAAATGACGCTGGTGCAGAACCATTCGAACCCCAGAGCTCTTTCTTCAC GAGTTCAGGAAAGCAGGTTAATGGTGACATGGAGTACTACTTCCAAGATGGAGACACCAAAACACCAGTAGCCTTCAAGAATGAGCTAACACCTGT GTCTGGTTCAGCTGTGGTTCAGACCAGGATCGTCTTCAATTCTTCCTCTCCTGTTCCCAGTGAGAGTTTGGTCCTCAGTGCGATCCAGACTCTTCTCAGTGCTCAACTCACAaacctctctgactctgtaaaAGTGCTGAACTTCACCTACGAGA AAATTTCAAACACCTCCTATGCAGTCAACTTTacattcagcatcagtaacaTCAGCATGTCTAAGAACCCTAACTTCAGGAACGACACCTACACccaagtggagaacatcatcaataacgcT CTAAACACGCTTCTAAATGACGATGCTGTAGAACCATTCAAACCCCAGAGCTCTTTCTTCAC GAGTTCAGCAAACCAGGTTAATGGTGATATGGAGTACTACTTCCAAGATGGAGACACCAAAacaccagcagccttcctggatGACCTTAAACCTGT ATTGGGGAATGCCCTGATACGTATTCGTCTAGTTTTTAAGAACTTGACCAGAGTACCTAGTGAGGCTGATGTTCTCAATGCTGCTAATGCTCTGCTGGACCCAAAGATCAGAAGAGCACGAGCTATTGATAGACAAACACTGAGTGATCCTGTGAGCATACAGAATGTCATCTATGAGA AAATTGGCAACAACTCCTACATTATAAGCTTTGCATTTAAAATCAGCAATGTGACCATCTCCAAGGACCTTCAGCTGAGGAACGCAacatatgatttaatacaaAACACCATCAACAGCCTG CTGAACACTATTCTGAATGTGAAAGATGCTCCTGCATTTGTATTTCCACAAGCAAACTACAC gTTTAATGGTACAGCAATTGAGGCTAATTCCGAATACATCTTTGTGGAAGGTGAAACCAAGTGGACACCAAGTGGATTTCTTTCTGCAATACTCAGCATTAGTGGATTGTCGACCTTAACCACTCCTGCTGCTCAAACCAATCCCCCTGTCCTGAGGCCCACAGTGCAAGCACACagcaacaccaccaccactggaGGAAATTCTGCATGGATCCTGGGAATCATTATCCCCTGCAGTATAATCATTATTCTCATACCATGCTGGATTCTACTCTGT TGTCTGCTGTGTGGCTGCTGTGCTGGTTTAAGGAGACGCTACAACAGAAGACGGTCCTACAATGTCCAATACACAACACGAAATGGACTCTTTTAA
- the LOC128632762 gene encoding uncharacterized protein LOC128632762, with the protein MLTQEEWSRVDATATLRRPRTPHDSSSERVQLHETSTVRRRPKVIVPTQTDDATDAAIRVRPVSEVEHVYRESDMSEDFWRALKPPVSPKPSLGLRKPETSTPTRRVPLPGPENQHSTVEGKRVPQPVSPKPSPPPTLPKPIKMKPLPTHTLTPPSYLNTHPHSPILPEQVDHSILSPSTPTPKPAESHTLSPRPLTSPAQSPQTPQTPSTPGCSSAPVKPPRSSMAGLSVDIPSPFEAEPGEVEKHNEDDEEKRQRKEIAVIKGQEMGTSSEVQSSQRDQSRC; encoded by the exons ATGCTCACTCAAGAAGAGTGGTCACGTGTGGATGCCACGGCAACCTTGAGGAGGCCCCGCACACCTCACGACTCGAGCAGCGAGAGGGTCCAGCTCCACGAGACCAGCACTGTGAGACGACGGCCAAAAGTAATAGTGCCTACTCAGACTGATGATGCGACAGATGCTGCTATTCGTGTAAGACCTGTATCAGAGGTGGAACATGTATATCGGGAAAGTGATATGAGTGAGGATTTCTGGCGAGCGCTGAAGCCTCCAGTTTCCCCCAAACCATCTCTGGGCCTCAGGAAGCCTGAGACTTCCACCCCAACCAGGAGAGTCCCACTTCCAGGACCGGAGAACCAACACAGCACAG TGGAGGGCAAAAGAGTTCCACAGCCTGTGTCTCCAAAGCCAAGCCCTCCTCCTACACTTCCTAAACCAATCAAAATGAAGCCcttaccaacacacacacttaccccaCCCAGTtacctaaacacacacccacactctccCATTCTCCCCGAGCAAGTGGATCATTCTATACTCAGTCCATCAACCCCGACCCCCAAACCAGCAGAATCTCACACTTTGTCCCCACGACCTTTGACATCTCCCGCTCAGAGCCCCCAAACCCCCCAAACTCCTTCTACCCCTGGGTGCAGCTCTGCCCCAGTCAAACCCCCGAGATCTTCCATGGCAGGGCTGTCAGTGGACATTCCCAGCCCTTTTGAGGCAGAGCCAGGAGAGGTGGAAAAACACAACGAGGATGACGAGGAAAAGAGACAAAGGAAAGAGATAGCAGTGATTAAGGGGCAAGAGATGGGAACTTCCAGCGAGGTTCAAAGCTCACAGAGGGATCAGAGCAGGTGCTGA